From Candidatus Nomurabacteria bacterium, one genomic window encodes:
- a CDS encoding DUF4332 domain-containing protein, with the protein MSYKIEEVEGIGPEYGQKLRDVDIQTTEDLLRRCGDKKGREGVSTETGISEKHLLEWVNLSDLMRINGVGEEFADLLEEAGVDTVKELKNRNAENLAAAMAEVNEKKNLTNRVPSAETVQKWIDEAADMEPMVSH; encoded by the coding sequence ATGTCTTACAAAATCGAAGAAGTAGAGGGAATTGGACCAGAATACGGACAGAAGCTCCGTGATGTTGATATTCAGACTACCGAAGATCTTTTGCGTCGCTGTGGCGACAAGAAAGGTCGTGAGGGTGTCTCAACCGAAACTGGTATTTCTGAAAAGCATCTACTTGAGTGGGTGAATCTCTCAGATCTCATGCGCATCAATGGTGTGGGTGAAGAGTTCGCAGATCTGCTTGAAGAAGCAGGAGTAGATACTGTTAAGGAGCTCAAGAATCGCAACGCTGAAAACCTCGCAGCAGCGATGGCCGAGGTGAATGAAAAGAAGAATCTTACCAATCGTGTGCCATCTGCTGAAACAGTCCAGAAGTGGATTGATGAAGCGGCTGATATGGAACCAATGGTGAGTCACTAA
- a CDS encoding ribosome-binding factor A translates to MSDRNIRITELIKELAATFIQQEANTDPLITVTNVDLSPDARRAIIFITTIPDGREQDALIFLKRNATELRNYLKRKARIKHIPHLEFMVDAGEKHRQHMDELVREIETGKKAD, encoded by the coding sequence ATGTCTGACCGCAACATCAGGATCACCGAACTTATCAAAGAACTTGCTGCGACTTTTATTCAGCAAGAGGCTAATACTGACCCTCTCATTACCGTCACCAACGTAGACCTCTCACCTGATGCTCGTCGTGCGATCATTTTCATTACCACCATTCCTGACGGGCGTGAGCAGGATGCGTTGATTTTCTTGAAGCGAAATGCAACTGAACTACGTAACTATCTCAAGCGTAAAGCTCGTATCAAGCATATTCCACATCTTGAATTCATGGTAGATGCTGGAGAAAAACATCGTCAACACATGGACGAACTCGTACGAGAGATCGAGACCGGAAAGAAGGCTGACTAA
- a CDS encoding phosphatase PAP2 family protein, whose product MQRAVSKIEWLKDRAATLPIELSIVLPVNLCVLWLLLFLGSSEYATASVDSHLSWYASLAALLSLVYVMLFVCGLLVPTLQTNTKRHGFLYNTVRYFASWSSFAVLVASYLLLVGVVYLSSNIEYTGLMTLWHLELDVFFRVPELLQAILTYCSWPQLFDYISHVYTNLVIIVLLFILFFSFVSTRLARQYVLSLYLSALVSIPLWLLFPTIAPLQATITDSFSEFSRHEELLIATAPYTEVFNSFTDTAWNEHTNFFVSSWDGLVQDGFGYTISNNPSMHVIWCVLLFVYLSRLHRLLSVYATFLLAGGVIGTVYFMQHYLIDLVTGALVAWGTVKLVDRLYARAEQSGRVDIQFWFSTILFLERLRVRVSAGLCQLVERAVRK is encoded by the coding sequence TTGCAACGAGCTGTGTCTAAAATTGAGTGGCTGAAAGATCGAGCAGCTACTTTGCCTATAGAATTGTCGATAGTGCTTCCGGTCAACTTGTGTGTGCTGTGGCTGTTGTTGTTTTTGGGTAGCTCAGAATATGCAACAGCTTCAGTTGACTCGCACCTGAGTTGGTATGCGTCATTAGCTGCTCTTCTGTCTCTTGTGTATGTGATGCTGTTCGTGTGTGGTTTACTCGTGCCGACATTGCAAACCAACACTAAGCGGCATGGATTCTTGTACAATACAGTGCGGTATTTTGCTTCGTGGAGTTCGTTTGCAGTACTGGTAGCTTCATATCTATTGCTTGTTGGTGTCGTGTATCTTTCTTCCAATATTGAGTACACCGGACTGATGACGCTGTGGCATCTTGAGCTTGATGTGTTCTTTCGAGTGCCAGAGTTATTACAGGCTATACTGACCTACTGCTCGTGGCCTCAGTTATTTGACTACATATCTCATGTGTATACCAACTTGGTGATTATCGTGCTCTTGTTCATATTGTTCTTTTCTTTTGTTTCGACACGGTTGGCGCGGCAATATGTGTTGTCGTTGTATCTTTCGGCACTCGTCTCAATACCACTTTGGTTGCTTTTCCCGACAATCGCTCCGCTTCAAGCGACTATCACTGATAGTTTCTCTGAGTTTTCTCGACATGAAGAGCTACTCATTGCAACTGCTCCATACACTGAAGTATTTAATTCTTTTACTGATACGGCATGGAATGAACACACCAATTTTTTCGTTAGTTCTTGGGATGGGTTAGTCCAAGATGGCTTTGGGTACACGATCAGCAATAATCCAAGTATGCATGTTATTTGGTGTGTGTTGCTGTTTGTGTACCTTTCGCGGTTACATCGATTGTTGAGTGTGTACGCTACGTTTCTTCTTGCTGGTGGAGTGATCGGCACTGTGTATTTTATGCAGCACTACCTGATCGATCTGGTGACTGGAGCTCTCGTAGCATGGGGTACGGTCAAGCTTGTAGACAGACTATATGCTCGTGCAGAACAGAGTGGTCGAGTGGATATACAGTTTTGGTTTTCCACGATTCTGTTTCTAGAGCGACTAAGAGTAAGAGTGTCTGCTGGTCTGTGTCAGCTGGTGGAAAGGGCGGTTCGTAAATAG
- a CDS encoding MBL fold metallo-hydrolase: MVITYHGGQCFKVSFGDTTLAFNPISKKSKLDQVKFGSDAAFVTLWHPDFNGVEQVAHGAKQPFVVDGPGEYEIGQVVAHGFGVKTTYAKQEAYNTIYQVKLEDINMLFLGALSDPEIDPKILGEIGDIDILFLPIGGGDVLEAPQASKLAVKLEAKLIIPMHYDAAALKAFLKEESCESLKPVDKLTLKKKDVHAMSGDVAVLKV; the protein is encoded by the coding sequence ATGGTTATTACGTATCACGGCGGTCAGTGCTTCAAAGTATCCTTTGGTGACACGACCTTGGCATTCAATCCAATTTCTAAAAAATCTAAGCTTGATCAGGTCAAATTCGGCTCTGACGCAGCGTTTGTGACGCTGTGGCACCCAGATTTCAATGGTGTTGAGCAAGTCGCTCATGGCGCTAAGCAGCCATTTGTGGTTGATGGTCCTGGTGAGTACGAGATCGGTCAGGTGGTAGCACATGGTTTTGGAGTGAAAACCACCTACGCCAAACAGGAAGCGTACAATACGATCTACCAGGTGAAGCTCGAAGATATCAATATGCTTTTCCTCGGCGCATTGAGTGATCCAGAGATCGACCCAAAGATCCTTGGTGAGATCGGTGACATCGATATTTTATTCTTGCCGATCGGCGGCGGCGATGTACTTGAGGCTCCGCAGGCGTCGAAACTGGCAGTGAAGCTTGAGGCGAAGCTCATTATACCAATGCACTATGACGCCGCCGCCCTCAAGGCTTTCCTTAAAGAAGAGAGTTGCGAGTCGCTCAAGCCAGTTGATAAGCTCACACTCAAAAAGAAAGATGTACATGCCATGTCAGGGGATGTGGCAGTGCTAAAGGTGTAA
- a CDS encoding extracellular solute-binding protein: MKLRPFELGLVIVFAGLAIGALILLTSYKGDGDDPDGPVDVGTVEIWGTLPAEGINALLGELTSDIEEYRYVSYTHFTPEAFDQKLLTALADGVGPDLILVSHEKLAEMRGRIQPIPYEGEGLIFPLRDIRDQYLEGAQIFALSDGLYGYPIAVDPLMMYWNRDILATEGFLTQPQTWENLVNTVLPRLVKRDFDRTIERSVVAMGEYQNIRNAFGIISMLLIQGGTSGVVEDGGRYSIQLQNSPGSLVNPLEQTVDFYTRFSKPNNSWYSWNRSFGEDRQQFVAEDLVLYFGYGSEAPVIGRINPNLNFDIAEVPQGEAATVRRTYGKFYALSLLKSTDNLSGAYQVWQHLGQPDLSARIALASNMVPAYRSLVAAGSNDTYGRVTYQSASIAYGWLNPDLDQADKILETMVEDVNENRYSFSSAASDASARLQQAF, from the coding sequence ATGAAACTCCGACCATTTGAACTAGGCTTGGTCATCGTTTTCGCTGGTCTGGCGATCGGTGCTCTGATCTTGCTGACCTCGTACAAGGGTGATGGTGATGACCCAGATGGGCCGGTTGATGTAGGTACTGTTGAGATCTGGGGCACTTTGCCAGCAGAGGGCATCAATGCATTATTGGGTGAGCTGACTAGTGATATTGAGGAGTATCGGTATGTGTCGTATACACACTTCACTCCAGAAGCATTTGATCAAAAACTACTTACCGCATTGGCTGATGGGGTAGGTCCAGATCTTATTTTGGTTTCTCATGAGAAGTTGGCAGAAATGCGAGGTCGAATCCAGCCTATACCATATGAGGGAGAGGGGTTGATCTTCCCGCTGCGGGATATTCGTGACCAATACTTGGAGGGGGCACAGATCTTTGCTTTGTCAGACGGGCTGTACGGCTATCCGATCGCAGTTGACCCACTAATGATGTATTGGAATCGAGACATTCTGGCGACAGAAGGATTCCTGACACAGCCGCAAACGTGGGAAAACCTAGTCAATACAGTCTTACCTCGCTTAGTCAAACGAGACTTTGATCGTACGATTGAACGGAGTGTGGTGGCAATGGGCGAATACCAGAATATTAGAAACGCATTCGGTATCATATCTATGTTGTTGATTCAGGGTGGAACCTCTGGTGTGGTTGAAGATGGAGGTCGGTACAGCATCCAGTTACAAAATTCACCAGGCAGTTTGGTGAACCCTCTGGAACAAACGGTCGACTTCTACACGCGTTTCAGTAAACCAAACAACAGTTGGTATTCATGGAATCGTTCTTTTGGTGAGGATCGTCAGCAGTTTGTCGCTGAAGATCTGGTGTTGTACTTTGGGTATGGTAGCGAGGCTCCAGTTATCGGGCGTATTAATCCAAATCTCAACTTTGATATTGCTGAAGTGCCACAAGGGGAAGCTGCGACCGTGCGTCGAACCTACGGTAAGTTCTATGCTTTATCGCTACTGAAATCAACTGACAATTTGAGTGGTGCGTACCAGGTTTGGCAACATCTTGGACAGCCTGATCTCTCAGCGCGGATAGCGTTGGCGAGTAATATGGTCCCGGCGTATCGCAGTCTTGTTGCAGCGGGCAGTAATGACACGTACGGTAGAGTTACGTATCAGTCTGCTTCGATCGCATATGGCTGGTTGAACCCTGACCTCGATCAAGCAGATAAGATTCTTGAGACCATGGTGGAAGATGTGAATGAGAATCGGTACAGTTTCTCGTCGGCTGCATCTGACGCATCAGCCAGATTACAACAAGCGTTCTGA
- a CDS encoding methyltransferase domain-containing protein, producing MNLIGGQFVIPEVVSSHFHLKEGDLVADFGAGSGFFLSPLSKAVGDTGRVFACEIQKQLVEKLGETAQAQGLSNIHPLWCDLEEPNGIKISTGELDAAILVNTLFILEDKAAALTEMARTIRSGGKFFIIDWTESFAGMGPQPGQVVTAADATALLESHGFVFEHDFPTGDHHYGLAFRKV from the coding sequence ATGAATCTAATCGGTGGACAATTTGTGATACCTGAAGTGGTATCATCGCATTTTCATTTAAAAGAAGGTGATCTGGTGGCAGATTTTGGAGCGGGAAGCGGCTTCTTTCTTAGTCCGCTTTCAAAAGCAGTCGGTGATACCGGTCGAGTCTTTGCGTGCGAGATCCAAAAACAGTTGGTAGAGAAGTTGGGTGAAACCGCACAGGCACAAGGATTGTCAAATATTCACCCACTTTGGTGTGATCTGGAGGAACCAAATGGTATTAAGATCAGTACCGGAGAACTTGATGCTGCAATACTGGTGAATACCCTCTTCATTCTCGAAGATAAAGCCGCCGCACTGACTGAAATGGCACGTACGATCCGGAGTGGGGGTAAATTCTTTATCATCGACTGGACTGAATCATTTGCCGGTATGGGACCACAGCCAGGACAAGTAGTCACTGCAGCTGATGCAACTGCGTTACTTGAAAGTCATGGGTTTGTGTTTGAGCATGATTTCCCGACCGGTGACCATCATTATGGTTTAGCGTTCCGTAAGGTATGA
- a CDS encoding excalibur calcium-binding domain-containing protein: protein MNEVANWRRSKKARLYIIGGLLLVVVLLGIFVESIRWWMVGVGTVLLVALGFEMANTDIDLGTAIQERSVSDAVIERDAEGNLEASAEGGFLTSILRDKQGNEVAEGTPGAKRTDEYNCDDFETQSEAQVFFDNAGGIEGDVNRLDGNKDGVPCQALPAS from the coding sequence ATGAACGAAGTAGCAAATTGGCGTCGAAGCAAAAAAGCGCGCCTATATATCATTGGAGGTTTATTACTGGTAGTTGTTTTACTAGGAATCTTTGTCGAAAGTATCCGTTGGTGGATGGTTGGTGTGGGAACCGTGCTCTTGGTAGCACTTGGGTTTGAAATGGCTAACACTGACATTGATCTTGGAACTGCGATTCAGGAACGTTCGGTCTCTGACGCGGTTATTGAGCGCGACGCTGAAGGAAATCTCGAAGCATCTGCAGAAGGAGGTTTTCTTACGAGTATCTTGCGAGACAAGCAGGGCAATGAAGTGGCGGAAGGAACACCAGGCGCAAAGCGTACTGATGAGTACAACTGTGATGATTTCGAGACCCAATCTGAAGCACAGGTATTCTTCGATAACGCAGGCGGAATCGAAGGTGATGTGAATCGTCTTGATGGAAACAAGGATGGTGTGCCGTGTCAGGCGTTGCCGGCTAGTTAG
- a CDS encoding rhodanese-related sulfurtransferase, producing the protein MNTAQKRDLRSREQKRHDAALDTRPRTTVSFYRYVRLADPQAFRDKLFAKWSELDCMGRIYVASEGINAQMNVPDMYWDQFDAWVQNQPELKGIPYKIAVEEGEAPSFFKLTIKVRPKIVADGLDDSTFDVTNTGAYLTAAQMNEYVDDPGAVVFDMRNNYEAEVGHFAGAITPDDFSTFRDELKNTPELLKEHKDKKVAIYCTGGIRCEKASAWLKHNGFKDVKHLKGGIIDYKRQVEEQGLENKFRGKNFVFDERLGERISDEVISTCHLCKTNKCDTHHHCKNQICHQLFIGCDDCIEKRKGYCSWKCAQVDKIPQKYKKPIARWYNQLIRKRRPFQKTRLQAS; encoded by the coding sequence ATGAATACAGCGCAAAAAAGAGATCTCCGTAGTCGCGAGCAAAAGCGTCACGATGCGGCGCTCGATACTCGGCCACGCACTACCGTGTCGTTCTATCGCTATGTGCGCTTGGCTGATCCTCAGGCATTCCGGGATAAGTTGTTTGCTAAGTGGTCTGAACTTGACTGTATGGGACGTATTTACGTCGCTTCTGAAGGTATTAATGCCCAGATGAACGTCCCAGACATGTACTGGGATCAGTTTGATGCGTGGGTGCAGAATCAGCCTGAACTCAAGGGAATTCCATACAAAATTGCGGTTGAGGAAGGTGAAGCGCCGTCATTTTTCAAACTAACGATCAAAGTGCGACCGAAGATCGTGGCTGATGGTCTCGACGACAGCACGTTTGACGTGACCAACACTGGAGCGTATCTCACAGCAGCGCAAATGAATGAGTACGTCGATGATCCAGGCGCAGTGGTGTTTGATATGCGCAACAACTACGAAGCAGAAGTTGGACATTTTGCAGGTGCGATCACGCCAGACGACTTCTCTACTTTTCGTGACGAACTTAAGAACACGCCAGAGCTTCTGAAGGAACACAAAGATAAGAAGGTGGCGATCTACTGCACGGGCGGCATTCGCTGCGAAAAAGCATCTGCTTGGCTAAAGCATAACGGCTTTAAAGATGTGAAGCACCTCAAAGGTGGAATCATTGACTACAAGCGCCAAGTAGAAGAGCAAGGTCTTGAGAATAAATTCCGGGGTAAGAATTTCGTGTTTGACGAGCGACTTGGTGAACGGATCAGTGATGAGGTCATCTCAACCTGTCATCTTTGCAAAACAAACAAATGTGACACGCACCATCACTGCAAGAACCAGATCTGTCACCAGTTATTCATCGGGTGTGATGACTGTATCGAAAAGCGCAAAGGGTACTGTTCATGGAAATGTGCGCAAGTAGACAAGATCCCGCAGAAATACAAGAAGCCGATCGCGCGTTGGTACAACCAACTCATTCGCAAACGACGACCGTTTCAGAAGACAAGACTACAAGCCTCTTAA
- a CDS encoding fused MFS/spermidine synthase, translating into MVRSLLLTVTFLSAALLFTIQPLYAKYLLPSFGGTSSVWTISVFFYSTTLLLGYIYASLLTSMPSRQALLLHASLLSCTGLMLLSRWIGADSPLLIDTVSGGWPALSVLLTLLYALGLPVLLLASTSVLVQHLFARLTKDEPYALYGLSNAGSLLGLLLYPFVLEPFTDLSVQAIWWMCGYLLFLLILLFAWHKTETQAPEGKPAKFLMTKLRHRPQIIFMAAIPTFLLASGTEFLSKGIASFPLLWVIPLVLYLLSFIFAFRNTEGKVSRTKLGFGLILLLLLVFSILPVIDSGVAVYWVGFVCFSVTFYFICLYFHKRIYDLRPRVSELGSFYVFLTIGGALGSGLVGFVMPTLLNDQVELHYVLAALMLYFVSRYMEWLTGTVQAFFVRATQAFLFFATFLFLTSVTMDESLYASERNFYGTLKVHDQTIMLDEEAVTLRTISNGATNHGHQPQDARYERIPGSYYGPGSGIDVAIQHAESKQGAPRVAVVGLGAGMMGAYCDQMADLTFVEINPLVVAMARDHFTFLDMCPDKTEVLIGDGRLVLEELAAREEQKFDVIMIDAFTDDAIPSHLLTAEAFTGAYQPLLADGGVLVVHISNKYLNLHLPIAAMARAGRYEILTVNNRVDGSDPLAMNSSWVLVVKPDEVGEFLGYENVAEYTGKELLWTDQKNSVIGALSLSGSRISVDTSSE; encoded by the coding sequence ATGGTTCGATCGCTGTTACTCACTGTTACGTTTCTCTCGGCTGCACTACTGTTCACTATCCAGCCTTTGTACGCAAAATATCTGCTGCCGTCATTTGGTGGCACCTCATCAGTGTGGACGATCTCAGTCTTTTTCTATTCCACGACATTGCTCCTAGGATACATTTACGCGTCTCTACTTACTAGTATGCCTTCACGGCAAGCACTACTCCTCCATGCGAGTTTGCTTTCGTGTACTGGTCTCATGTTGCTGTCGCGCTGGATCGGCGCCGATTCACCGCTTTTGATCGATACTGTTTCGGGTGGTTGGCCAGCCCTTTCAGTGTTACTCACATTGCTTTATGCGCTCGGGTTGCCGGTGCTGTTGCTGGCCAGCACCTCAGTCTTGGTGCAGCATCTGTTTGCGCGACTCACTAAAGACGAGCCATATGCGTTGTATGGTCTATCTAATGCTGGTTCATTGCTTGGTCTCCTCCTGTACCCGTTTGTGCTTGAGCCGTTCACTGATCTTTCGGTGCAAGCGATCTGGTGGATGTGCGGATATCTGCTATTTTTACTCATTCTACTTTTTGCTTGGCACAAAACCGAAACCCAGGCTCCAGAGGGTAAGCCGGCAAAGTTCTTGATGACAAAGTTGCGGCACCGGCCACAGATCATTTTCATGGCTGCTATCCCGACCTTTTTGCTTGCCTCCGGTACAGAATTTCTAAGTAAGGGAATCGCGTCGTTTCCGCTCTTGTGGGTCATTCCGCTCGTCTTGTATCTTCTCTCGTTTATTTTTGCCTTTAGAAACACCGAAGGTAAGGTGTCGCGCACAAAGCTTGGGTTTGGGTTGATACTGTTACTCTTATTGGTATTTTCTATACTGCCAGTCATCGACTCGGGAGTAGCGGTGTATTGGGTCGGCTTCGTGTGTTTTAGTGTCACTTTTTACTTCATTTGTCTCTACTTCCATAAAAGAATCTACGATCTTCGACCACGAGTGTCTGAATTAGGTAGTTTTTATGTGTTTTTGACCATTGGTGGAGCACTTGGTTCTGGTTTGGTGGGTTTTGTCATGCCCACACTTCTCAATGATCAGGTAGAACTGCATTATGTGTTGGCTGCTCTGATGTTGTACTTCGTCTCTCGGTATATGGAATGGTTGACCGGTACGGTTCAAGCTTTCTTTGTCCGGGCAACCCAAGCATTCTTGTTTTTTGCGACGTTTTTGTTCCTGACCTCAGTTACAATGGATGAGAGTCTGTATGCCAGCGAACGGAATTTCTATGGCACGTTAAAGGTACATGATCAAACGATCATGTTGGATGAGGAAGCAGTCACGCTCCGAACGATCTCAAATGGTGCAACTAATCACGGACACCAGCCTCAAGATGCACGGTACGAGCGAATTCCTGGTAGCTACTACGGACCAGGTTCAGGAATTGATGTTGCCATACAACACGCAGAATCAAAACAAGGAGCTCCGCGTGTCGCCGTGGTGGGGTTGGGAGCTGGAATGATGGGTGCGTACTGCGATCAGATGGCAGATCTTACGTTCGTTGAGATCAATCCTTTGGTGGTAGCCATGGCTAGGGATCACTTTACGTTCTTGGACATGTGTCCAGACAAGACCGAAGTCCTTATTGGTGACGGTCGACTTGTTTTGGAAGAATTGGCTGCAAGAGAAGAACAGAAATTTGATGTGATCATGATCGATGCATTTACCGACGATGCGATCCCTTCACATCTTTTGACAGCTGAAGCATTTACTGGTGCGTATCAGCCATTGCTGGCTGATGGTGGGGTGTTGGTCGTGCATATTTCAAATAAATACTTGAATCTACATTTACCGATCGCTGCAATGGCGCGAGCAGGTAGATATGAGATCTTGACGGTCAATAATCGAGTTGACGGTTCAGATCCGTTGGCAATGAATAGTAGCTGGGTTTTAGTGGTTAAACCTGATGAAGTTGGAGAGTTTTTGGGTTATGAGAATGTTGCAGAATACACTGGCAAGGAACTCCTTTGGACAGATCAGAAAAATAGTGTGATTGGTGCTTTGTCACTCAGCGGAAGTAGAATAAGCGTTGATACTTCATCAGAATAG
- the gyrA gene encoding DNA gyrase subunit A — MPKKTQAPEPAEVNHGKIISQSITGEMETAYLDYAMSVITQRALPDVRDGLKPVHRRILYSMRLNGLTSTAKFRKSATVVGDVLGSFHPHGDTAVYDSMVKLAQPFTTRYPLVIGQGNFGSIDGDSPAAYRYTEAKMSKMSEEMLRDLEKDTVDWRPNFDGTKKEPTVLPAAVPNLLLKGELGIAVGMATNIPPHNLREVADATAHLIDNPKASTDDLLKFIQGPDFPMGAIAFDKKAIAQAYANGRGGVVVRGEAEIVEDKRGAFSIVITSIPFRVNKADMQEKIANLVREKKIEGIKEMRDESTDDIRVVIDLKTGAQPQTVLNKLYKHTQLEETFHYNMVALVDGVPQTLSLKAILEEYIKHRAEVVRRRTQYDLNKAKDREHILLGLKKALDHIDAIIKLIRASADVPTAHAGLMKKFKFSAIQAQAILDMRLQKLAGLERKKIEDELKMIQKLIKELEAILASKAKMMKIVKTELLDIAEKFGDDRRTKIVKGGVKQLSQEDLVPDEESVLVLTKGGYVKRTNPTEYKTQKRGGVGVVDLNTKEEDVVTTLLTTSAHSDLLFFTDFGKVYQCKMFEIPEGRRATKGKSIMNFLSLTADERVTSVLAVRKEDWEGDWSLMMITKNGVAKKSDAAAFKDVRRSGLIAITLKDDDSLIDAMFVGAKDEVSLITEKGQAIRFKESDVRQMGRTAAGVAAMKLSKGDKIVSADVLTAGAKDREVLVVTEHGFGKTTPAKEYKVQNRGGSGIKTAKVTDKTGVIVRGLVLTGEEREEGELVIMSKKGQVIKLPLKQVPTLGRDTQGVRVMKMRAGDSIASVVFV, encoded by the coding sequence ATGCCGAAAAAGACCCAAGCTCCTGAGCCTGCAGAGGTGAATCATGGAAAGATCATCAGCCAGAGTATTACTGGTGAGATGGAAACAGCGTATCTCGACTATGCGATGTCGGTGATCACGCAGCGTGCGCTCCCAGATGTGCGTGATGGTCTGAAGCCAGTGCATCGACGTATCTTGTACTCAATGCGTCTCAATGGTCTGACTTCAACCGCAAAATTCCGTAAGTCTGCGACGGTAGTTGGAGACGTGCTTGGTAGTTTTCATCCGCACGGTGACACGGCAGTGTATGACTCAATGGTGAAGTTGGCACAGCCATTCACGACACGCTACCCACTCGTGATCGGTCAAGGAAACTTTGGTTCGATCGATGGTGACTCGCCAGCTGCGTACCGATACACTGAGGCTAAGATGTCCAAGATGTCAGAAGAAATGCTTCGTGATCTTGAAAAAGACACAGTAGATTGGCGACCAAACTTTGACGGTACCAAGAAAGAGCCAACCGTGCTTCCAGCAGCAGTACCGAACCTACTCCTTAAAGGTGAGTTGGGTATCGCGGTGGGTATGGCGACCAACATCCCGCCACATAACCTCCGTGAAGTGGCTGATGCGACCGCACATCTTATTGATAACCCTAAGGCCTCTACCGATGACCTGTTGAAGTTCATTCAGGGGCCAGATTTCCCGATGGGCGCGATCGCGTTTGATAAAAAGGCTATTGCACAAGCGTACGCTAACGGCCGTGGTGGTGTGGTGGTACGTGGTGAAGCAGAGATCGTAGAAGACAAGCGTGGTGCATTTTCGATCGTGATCACTTCAATCCCATTTCGCGTCAACAAGGCAGACATGCAGGAAAAGATCGCTAATCTCGTGCGTGAAAAGAAGATCGAAGGTATCAAGGAAATGCGCGACGAATCAACCGACGATATCCGGGTGGTGATCGACCTCAAGACTGGTGCGCAGCCACAGACAGTCCTCAATAAGCTCTACAAGCACACACAGCTCGAAGAAACGTTCCACTACAACATGGTGGCGCTCGTTGACGGTGTGCCACAGACGTTGTCACTCAAGGCGATTCTTGAAGAGTACATCAAGCACCGCGCTGAAGTGGTTCGCCGTCGCACGCAGTATGATTTAAATAAAGCTAAAGACCGAGAGCATATCTTGCTTGGTCTGAAGAAAGCCCTCGACCACATTGATGCGATCATCAAACTGATCCGCGCGTCTGCAGATGTACCGACCGCTCATGCAGGACTCATGAAGAAGTTTAAGTTTTCAGCGATCCAGGCGCAGGCTATTCTCGATATGCGTCTCCAGAAGCTTGCTGGACTTGAGCGCAAGAAGATCGAAGATGAACTAAAGATGATCCAGAAGCTCATCAAGGAGCTTGAAGCGATTTTGGCAAGCAAGGCCAAAATGATGAAGATCGTAAAAACCGAACTGCTTGATATTGCTGAGAAGTTTGGTGATGATCGTCGCACCAAGATCGTGAAAGGTGGCGTAAAGCAGCTCTCACAGGAAGATCTTGTGCCTGACGAGGAGTCGGTGCTTGTGCTCACTAAGGGAGGGTACGTAAAGCGTACTAATCCAACTGAATACAAAACACAAAAGCGTGGTGGTGTTGGTGTGGTTGATCTCAATACCAAGGAGGAGGATGTGGTAACCACACTGCTTACAACGTCTGCACATAGCGATCTCTTATTCTTTACTGACTTTGGTAAGGTGTATCAGTGCAAGATGTTTGAGATTCCAGAGGGGCGTCGTGCTACGAAGGGTAAGTCGATCATGAACTTCCTTTCGCTCACTGCTGATGAACGAGTAACTTCTGTGCTTGCAGTTCGTAAGGAAGACTGGGAAGGTGATTGGTCGCTTATGATGATTACTAAGAATGGTGTGGCTAAGAAGAGTGATGCTGCAGCCTTCAAGGACGTGCGTCGCTCTGGTCTCATTGCTATTACTCTTAAAGATGACGACTCTCTTATCGATGCAATGTTTGTGGGAGCGAAGGATGAAGTGTCGCTTATCACTGAGAAGGGTCAGGCGATCCGCTTCAAGGAGTCTGATGTGCGTCAGATGGGTCGTACCGCGGCTGGTGTGGCTGCCATGAAGCTAAGTAAGGGCGACAAGATCGTTTCGGCCGATGTGCTCACAGCTGGTGCAAAAGACCGCGAAGTGCTCGTGGTGACCGAACATGGATTTGGAAAGACGACTCCGGCCAAGGAATACAAGGTGCAAAATCGTGGTGGTTCTGGTATCAAAACTGCAAAGGTGACTGACAAGACTGGTGTGATCGTGCGCGGTCTGGTGTTGACGGGAGAAGAACGAGAAGAAGGTGAGCTTGTGATCATGAGTAAGAAGGGGCAGGTGATCAAGCTTCCTTTGAAGCAGGTACCGACACTCGGGCGCGATACACAGGGAGTGCGTGTGATGAAGATGCGAGCAGGAGATAGTATCGCGAGTGTGGTGTTTGTTTAA